A single Montipora foliosa isolate CH-2021 chromosome 7, ASM3666993v2, whole genome shotgun sequence DNA region contains:
- the LOC138011827 gene encoding E3 ubiquitin-protein ligase TRIM71-like, with protein MDIPKLLFNLCEEASCPVCQDILRDPRYLPCLHSFCLHCLIKWHRASGGEVNLRCPKCQGGSRVPASGDLKDLPTSFFLSGFIDALAIKESDKTQVTCGNCDKKTSKTSYCFECCKFYCDECLIGHNIIRSYKDHRVLAVKDFQEKDYEILVKRPVFCSKKGHEKEELKFFCKICPENSVCQTCVILDHAGHKVTLIQEEAEAQKIELTGLTQTPKNNLKAKMKMVTQIDEEYAQLVQRSEDMLRDVDVFVDNLMRRLQEERQNIKVAVEKETKKLLESLTTKKRAIQQEIKEIESALEKAEKLLKQSTDAEVVQLKKPLQTILERVGQLQPVERDPESLFELVFVENNKILETINSEGIGLLKFPTDAKESVAEGKGLCEGTVGREAQFNLTTRNANDNVMVDLRDERGQECITTFLVNDNKDGTYKISYCPTFEGKLNLSVKVNGQHIRGSPFCVVIKPFNVKPVLSFGKQGSNDGMFSYPSGVAVNSRDEIAVTSLHKVQIFDCKGNFLRSFGRQGSNKGQFQHPIGIAFGKDKNIYVADNGNHRIQIFNEEGRYLSMFGGEESFDSQLKDPYGLSLDSNGNIIVADSSNKFIKIFSPDGKFLTKIGGPSSLNAPFHCVQSGDYLIVSDNGDYSVKVFTREGYYKYQFGTSGKGNGEFDCPYGLSVSKSGHVLVCDGYNHRVQVFELNGKFVGKFGRKGNNLGEFQYPFSVALLSNGQIVVSDWFNNRIQIFHQS; from the coding sequence ATGGATATCCCAAAGTTGCTTTTCAATCTTTGCGAAGAAGCCTCGTGTCCGGTATGTCAAGACATCCTTAGAGATCCAAGATACCTTCCATGTTTGCACAGTTTCTGTCTGCACTGTTTGATCAAATGGCATCGAGCGAGCGGCGGTGAAGTTAATTTGAGGTGTCCGAAATGCCAAGGCGGTAGTAGAGTTCCTGCAAGCGGTGACTTGAAAGATCTTCCCACAAGCTTTTTTCTTAGCGGCTTCATCGATGCCCTAGCTATTAAAGAATCTGACAAGACCCAAGTAACATGCGGAAACTGCGACAAGAAAACCTCTAAAACCTCGTACTGCTTCGAGTGTTGCAAGTTTTATTGTGATGAGTGTTTGATTGGGCACAACATTATTCGAAGCTACAAAGATCACCGCGTTCTGGCCGTGAAagattttcaagaaaaagaCTATGAAATATTAGTGAAGCGACCCGTGTTTTGCTCAAAGAAGGGGCACGAGAAAGAAGAGCTCAAGTTTTTCTGCAAGATTTGTCCCGAAAACTCAGTTTGTCAAACTTGTGTCATCTTAGATCACGCAGGACATAAAGTAACATTAATCCAAGAGGAAGCCGAAGCTCAAAAGATCGAGTTAACAGGTCTAACTCAAACGCCGAAAAATAACTTGAAAGCAAAGATGAAGATGGTCACTCAAATTGACGAGGAGTACGCTCAGCTTGTTCAACGAAGCGAGGACATGCTAAGAGACGTCGATGTTTTTGTTGATAATTTAATGAGGAGACTTCAGGAGGAAAGGCAAAATATCAAGGTAGCTGTGGAAAAGGAGACCAAGAAATTACTGGAGAGTCTAACGACCAAAAAAAGAGCAATTCAGCAGGAAATAAAGGAGATCGAATCAGCGTTGGAAAAAGCTGAGAAACTTttaaaacaaagcacagatgccGAGGTGGTTCAGCTAAAGAAACCATTGCAAACCATTCTAGAACGGGTAGGACAACTGCAGCCAGTTGAGCGCGATCCTGAAAGCCTGTTTGAATTAGTTTTCGTGGAAAATAACAAGATCCTGGAGACAATCAACAGCGAAGGCATTGGTCTTTTGAAATTCCCAACTGATGCAAAGGAATCTGTTGCCGAAGGCAAAGGACTTTGTGAGGGAACTGTTGGGCGGGAAGCTCAATTCAATTTAACGACAAGAAACGCGAATGACAATGTAATGGTAGACTTGAGAGACGAGCGAGGGCAGGAATGCATAACCACATTTCTTGTTAATGACAACAAAGACGGGACCTACAAAATCAGCTATTGTCCTACATTTGAAGGTAAACTCAATTTGTCAGTTAAGGTAAACGGGCAACATATCCGCGGTAGCCCTTTCTGTGTTGTGATTAAGCCTTTCaatgtcaaacctgttttatcTTTTGGAAAACAAGGCTCGAATGATGGAATGTTTAGTTATCCTTCGGGGGTAGCAGTAAATTCCAGGGATGAAATCGCAGTAACTTCCCTGCACAAGGTGCAGATATTTGACTGCAAGGGCAATTTTCTTAGATCCTTTGGTCGTCAGGGTAGCAACAAGGGACAGTTTCAACACCCTATAGGAATAGCTTTTGGTAAAGATAAGAATATTTATGTTGCAGACAACGGGAACCATCGAATCCAAATTTTTAACGAGGAAGGGAGGTACTTGAGTATGTTTGGTGGGGAAGAAAGCTTTGATAGCCAGCTCAAGGATCCTTATGGTTTATCATTGGATTCCAATGGCAATATTATTGTGGCTGATTCCAGTAACAAATTCATTAAGATCTTTTCCCCTGATGGAAAGTTTCTAACAAAGATAGGTGGACCCAGTTCTCTTAATGCTCCTTTTCATTGTGTTCAGTCTGGTGATTATCTCATTGTGTCAGACAATGGTGATTACAGTGTGAAAGTATTCACCCGGGAGGGGTACTATAAGTATCAGTTTGGCACAAGTGGGAAGGGGAATGGAGAGTTTGATTGTCCCTATGGTTTGTCAGTGAGTAAATCAGGTCATGTACTTGTCTGTGATGGTTATAATCACAGAGTGCAAGTCTTTGAACTGAATGGTAAGTTTGTTGGTAAGTTTGGAAGAAAGGGCAACAACTTAGGAGAGTTTCAGTATCCATTTTCAGTAGCACTTCTCAGTAATGGCCAAATTGTTGTGTCTGACTGGTTTAATAATCGCATTCAAATATTTCATCAATCTTGA
- the LOC138011832 gene encoding uncharacterized protein isoform X1, whose protein sequence is MTDQVPVVPADGAVAAAVDRSAVAAVENNAQNANGNVVPAPQPAAPEPEVAVPVSDSGSGSRFRLFQTPNIGPMFLPRIDLKQTVQGAFMLFPNFMVIHLSGFKITTRPLEQNQEFAARISVGRCLSVSCSSSTSKSILVVIPDPLQDGSTTMQSTLLYLSSKGST, encoded by the exons ATGACGGACCAAGTTCCTGTTGTTCCCGCGGATGGGGCTGTTGCAGCGGCCGTTGACCGTTCAGCCGTCGCTGCCGTTGAGAACAACGCACAAAACGCTAACGGCAACGTGGTTCCTGCGCCCCAACCTGCAGCTCCGGAGCCCGAG GTTGCGGTTCCGGTCTCGGATTCCGGATCCGGTTCCAGATTCCGGCTTTTCCAGACGCCCAACATAGGGCCTATGTTTCTgccacgtatcgacctcaaacaaactgtgcag GGTGCGTTCATGCTCTTCCCTAACTTCATGGTGATACACTTGTCTGGATTCAAGATCACCACAAGGCCATTGGAGCAGAACCAGGAATTTGCAGCAAGAATATCAGTCGGCAGATGCCTAT CTGTTTCTTGTTCCTCATCTACAAGTAAATCCATTCTGGTCGTGATACCAGACCCACTGCAAGATGGATCAACCACAATGCAGTCAACTTTGCTGTATCTCTCGTCAAAGGGATCAACCTGA
- the LOC138011832 gene encoding uncharacterized protein isoform X2, which yields MTDQVPVVPADGAVAAAVDRSAVAAVENNAQNANGNVVPAPQPAAPEPEGAFMLFPNFMVIHLSGFKITTRPLEQNQEFAARISVGRCLSVSCSSSTSKSILVVIPDPLQDGSTTMQSTLLYLSSKGST from the exons ATGACGGACCAAGTTCCTGTTGTTCCCGCGGATGGGGCTGTTGCAGCGGCCGTTGACCGTTCAGCCGTCGCTGCCGTTGAGAACAACGCACAAAACGCTAACGGCAACGTGGTTCCTGCGCCCCAACCTGCAGCTCCGGAGCCCGAG GGTGCGTTCATGCTCTTCCCTAACTTCATGGTGATACACTTGTCTGGATTCAAGATCACCACAAGGCCATTGGAGCAGAACCAGGAATTTGCAGCAAGAATATCAGTCGGCAGATGCCTAT CTGTTTCTTGTTCCTCATCTACAAGTAAATCCATTCTGGTCGTGATACCAGACCCACTGCAAGATGGATCAACCACAATGCAGTCAACTTTGCTGTATCTCTCGTCAAAGGGATCAACCTGA